From Candidatus Binatia bacterium, the proteins below share one genomic window:
- a CDS encoding glycosyltransferase, which yields MLENHITIVVVPRERFSLTRDSLRSIYEFTDTPFGLVYVDGGSPRKIKRFLESTARERGFRLIRTDSYLSPNRARNLGLGHVSSKYVVFLDNDVLVAPGWLSPLVECAEDTRAAVVTPLTLECFDGGSAVVHCAGGECHLEVEDRSGTSQRRIKDTMHHAGRKPEDVRPDLRRQRTEYIEFHCFLARTDIFRQVGPFDEQLLNTRDHIDFSLLVAQAGGAIYLEPSSVVTFVHGHPLAWSDIPYFLLRWSDAWELASLHRLRAKWDLPEDEYFQRRYRTLGWRRRALIERAVRLMTLGLKARGPGRLLLAMERVLNQYYVARYRPDDRVG from the coding sequence ATGCTGGAGAATCATATCACCATCGTCGTCGTGCCGCGAGAGCGCTTCAGTCTCACGCGCGACTCCCTCCGCTCTATCTATGAGTTCACGGACACTCCCTTCGGGCTAGTATATGTCGACGGCGGTTCTCCTCGCAAGATAAAGCGGTTTCTCGAGTCAACGGCCAGAGAAAGAGGATTCCGGCTCATCCGGACAGATTCCTACCTGTCGCCGAACCGCGCCAGAAACCTCGGCCTCGGGCATGTCTCAAGCAAGTACGTGGTATTTCTCGACAACGATGTCCTCGTGGCTCCAGGTTGGCTCAGTCCGTTGGTCGAGTGTGCCGAGGACACCCGCGCGGCGGTGGTCACACCATTGACCCTCGAATGTTTCGATGGCGGCAGTGCAGTCGTACATTGCGCGGGAGGAGAATGCCACCTCGAGGTCGAGGACAGAAGCGGGACATCTCAGCGACGCATCAAGGACACGATGCATCATGCCGGGCGTAAGCCTGAGGACGTTCGCCCAGACCTCCGGCGGCAGCGGACAGAATATATCGAGTTCCATTGCTTCCTTGCGCGGACCGACATCTTCCGCCAAGTGGGCCCGTTCGATGAGCAATTGTTGAACACGAGGGACCACATCGATTTTTCTCTGCTCGTCGCCCAGGCGGGGGGGGCCATTTACCTTGAGCCGTCGTCCGTCGTCACTTTTGTCCACGGGCACCCGCTCGCGTGGAGCGACATTCCCTACTTTCTGCTTCGTTGGAGCGACGCATGGGAATTGGCCAGTCTTCATCGTCTGCGTGCCAAATGGGACCTCCCCGAAGATGAATACTTCCAGAGACGCTACAGGACCCTGGGGTGGAGGCGTAGGGCTTTGATCGAGCGTGCGGTTCGTTTGATGACCTTGGGGTTGAAGGCACGCGGACCGGGGCGGCTCCTCCTCGCCATGGAACGGGTGCTGAACCAATACTACGTAGCCCGCTACAGACCCGATGACCGGGTCGGGTGA
- a CDS encoding cytoplasmic protein has product MNQIQRLYMVPVLIIIILLPVFLVRAQDPAKVAKDVYKTTTDNEHVRVLDIRLKPGGKSPMHSHPAYIAIALTPCKVKFTAPNGKSQEVELKPGEAVWRDAETHSVDNVGGECHALNIELKRATKKGN; this is encoded by the coding sequence ATGAACCAGATTCAACGACTCTACATGGTGCCGGTTCTGATCATCATCATTCTGTTACCGGTTTTTTTGGTGCGCGCTCAGGACCCGGCGAAGGTAGCAAAGGATGTTTACAAGACCACCACTGATAACGAGCATGTTCGGGTCTTAGACATCCGTCTAAAACCGGGCGGCAAGTCGCCGATGCACTCTCATCCGGCCTACATTGCCATCGCGTTAACTCCCTGCAAGGTCAAATTCACGGCGCCTAATGGCAAGAGCCAGGAGGTGGAGCTAAAGCCAGGTGAAGCGGTCTGGAGGGATGCCGAGACTCATAGCGTCGACAATGTTGGCGGAGAGTGTCACGCCCTAAACATCGAGTTAAAGCGCGCCACGAAAAAGGGTAACTAG